A single Leishmania infantum JPCM5 genome chromosome 14 DNA region contains:
- a CDS encoding beta-ketoacyl-CoA synthase yields the protein METVRGFWDWVNDYPRNFKSEHGRDFLDSYPDYPVYSTIAFLLVVFYLPDYIERHSIRLPIRYLVAAWNLFLSVVSTYGTIQVTMQIPYLLRTRTLHNTMCELPIADGRDNNLVSRRAAIVYAHQQGLMKRGVVFKWQRTPADIQQRDAELFYDGPSTFAVAMFGYLKTPELLDTLFLVLQRKPVSFLHWYHHIVTAIYVWLSSYMPMPSGIVFCAMNYFVHSFMYFYYFLVMMGLRKSIRPFAPVITLLQVLQMFIGMYITVYTYFQYWLGPEYSNTLFFKLFEVVLSNAYHAYCNAKSVVTTGALASQVPAFDMSDRFWGCDSDPTCMRMGMLMYGSYCVLFAVLFKELYLDKRVHENSLVLARAHCSSDQAN from the coding sequence ATGGAGACAGTTCGCGGATTCTGGGATTGGGTAAACGACTACCCGCGCAACTTCAAGTCCGAGCACGGCCGCGACTTCCTCGATAGCTACCCCGACTATCCAGTGTACTCGACGATCGCGTTTCTGCTGGTTGTCTTCTACCTGCCGGACTACATTGAGCGGCACAGCATCCGGCTGCCTATCCGCTACCTTGTGGCAGCGTGGAACCTGTTTCTCTCGGTCGTCTCCACCTATGGCACGATACAGGTCACCATGCAAATTCCGtacctgctgcgcacgcgcaccttACACAACACCATGTGCGAGCTGCCCATCGCGGACGGTCGTGATAACAACCTTGTGTCGCGTCGCGCCGCCATTGTTTATGCGCACCAGCAGGGGCTCATGAAGCGCGGTGTCGTCTTTAAGTGGCAACGCACGCCGGCTGACATTCAGCAACGCGATGCAGAGCTCTTCTACGACGGCCCCTCCACGTTCGCTGTTGCGATGTTCGGCTACCTCAAGACACCCGAGCTGCTCGACACGCTCTtcctcgtgctgcagcgcaagccCGTCTCCTTTCTGCACTGGTACCACCACATCGTCACCGCCATCTACGTGTGGCTGTCGTCGTACatgccaatgccgagcggCATCGTCTTCTGCGCCATGAACTACTTCGTGCACTCCTTCATGTACTTCTACTACTTCCTCGTCATGATGGGGCTGCGCAAGTCGATTCGCCCCTTCGCGCCGGTGatcacgctgctgcaggtgctgcagatgTTCATTGGCATGTACATCACCGTGTACACGTACTTCCAGTACTGGCTGGGCCCCGAGTACAGCAACACGCTCTTCTTCAAGCTCTTCGAGGTGGTGCTCAGCAACGCCTACCACGCGTACTGCAACGCGAAGAGCGTCGTGACGACtggcgcgctggcgtcgcagGTGCCCGCGTTCGACATGTCTGACCGGTTCTGGGGCTGTGACAGCGACCCAACATGTATGCGCATGGGCATGCTGATGTATGGCAGCTACTGCGTGCTGTTCGCGGTGCTGTTCAAGGAGCTGTACCTGGACAAGCGCGTACACGAGAACAGCCTcgtgctggcgcgcgcgcactgctCAAGCGATCAAGCGAACTGA